Proteins encoded within one genomic window of Acinetobacter sp. YWS30-1:
- the hfq gene encoding RNA chaperone Hfq, whose protein sequence is MSKGQTLQDPFLNSLRKERIPVSIFLVNGIKLQGHIESFDQYVVLLKNTVSQMVYKHAISTVVPARNPRPAGAPAGSQGAGFGGQGGAGGFGGQGAAGGFGGQGGFGGQGAGFGGQGFGGQGGFGSQGGFGGQGGFGGQGAGFGGQGAGFGGQGAGFDNDSKFEDSSDDENNR, encoded by the coding sequence ATGTCTAAAGGTCAAACTTTACAAGATCCATTCTTGAATTCTCTCCGTAAGGAACGTATTCCAGTTTCTATCTTCCTGGTAAACGGTATCAAATTACAAGGTCACATCGAGTCTTTTGACCAATACGTTGTATTATTAAAAAATACAGTAAGCCAAATGGTTTACAAACATGCGATTTCTACAGTAGTACCTGCACGTAACCCTCGTCCAGCTGGTGCTCCTGCTGGTTCACAAGGTGCGGGCTTCGGTGGTCAAGGTGGCGCGGGTGGCTTCGGTGGTCAAGGCGCTGCTGGTGGCTTCGGTGGTCAAGGTGGCTTCGGCGGTCAAGGCGCTGGCTTCGGTGGTCAAGGCTTCGGCGGTCAAGGTGGCTTCGGTAGTCAAGGTGGCTTCGGCGGTCAAGGCGGCTTCGGTGGTCAAGGTGCTGGCTTTGGTGGTCAAGGCGCTGGTTTCGGTGGTCAAGGCGCTGGTTTTGATAACGATTCAAAATTTGAAGATTCTTCTGACGACGAAAACAATCGTTAA
- the miaA gene encoding tRNA (adenosine(37)-N6)-dimethylallyltransferase MiaA, whose translation MSNQLPVINLMGPTASGKTALACELYEQGHFELISVDSALVYREMDIGTAKPSKEELERYPHHLIDIISPLEVYSAANFVEDACRLIDDIHARGKTPILVGGTMLYFKALLEGLSDNLPSADYAVRAQIEEKAAREGWEAVYAELCQVDPLAGQKFKVSDKQRIIRALEVFKLTGEPITKLQAEQPKNLPYRYSFHNYALMPDRLELHKRIEKRLEIMWKNGFLNEVKGLMGKYDFDENLPSMRSVGYRQAIEFLKKGDLSHEKQREMEDKALFATRQLAKRQYTWLRSLQEKHKFTTYFTLEQAQEDLRNCYG comes from the coding sequence ATGTCCAATCAACTGCCGGTCATCAATTTAATGGGACCAACTGCAAGCGGTAAAACTGCTTTGGCATGTGAACTATACGAGCAAGGTCATTTTGAGCTGATTTCTGTCGATTCTGCGCTAGTTTATCGGGAAATGGACATTGGTACAGCGAAACCTTCTAAAGAGGAATTAGAGCGCTATCCGCATCATCTGATTGATATTATTAGCCCGCTCGAAGTCTATTCTGCAGCAAACTTTGTCGAAGATGCTTGCCGTCTGATTGATGATATTCATGCGCGTGGTAAAACACCAATTTTGGTGGGTGGCACCATGCTGTATTTTAAGGCCTTACTTGAAGGCTTGTCTGACAATTTACCAAGTGCAGATTATGCGGTGCGTGCCCAGATTGAAGAGAAAGCCGCTCGTGAAGGGTGGGAAGCGGTGTATGCTGAATTATGTCAGGTAGATCCTTTAGCAGGCCAGAAATTTAAAGTCAGTGATAAACAGAGAATTATCCGTGCATTAGAGGTTTTTAAGCTAACAGGTGAGCCGATTACAAAACTACAAGCAGAACAACCAAAAAATTTACCATATCGTTACAGTTTTCATAATTATGCCTTAATGCCCGATCGGTTAGAATTGCACAAACGTATTGAAAAACGTCTTGAAATTATGTGGAAAAACGGATTTTTAAATGAAGTTAAAGGATTAATGGGAAAATACGATTTTGACGAAAATTTACCCTCAATGCGTTCAGTAGGTTACCGCCAAGCCATAGAATTCTTAAAAAAAGGTGACCTAAGTCATGAAAAACAACGGGAAATGGAGGATAAGGCTTTATTTGCGACACGACAACTTGCCAAACGTCAATATACCTGGTTGAGATCTTTGCAAGAAAAGCATAAATTTACAACATATTTTACGCTCGAGCAGGCCCAAGAAGACTTGCGAAACTGTTACGGATAA